CGAAACATGGTACGGAAGGGTGCAACTTCCCTAAAGCATTTTGCGTTGACAGCCGTAGGGCTTTTAGCTCTCCTTGTTGGTCTTGCTTACTTAACTCACTAACGAAACTACAAACCGTAAACCTCAGACAAGGAGACTATGTGCCCCTGAGCGTTGAACTATATGTGGAGGATTCTTTTTACGATTTGTCCCCGACAACATCTGTAAAAATTGAGGATACGGATACTCGAATTCCTTCTGAAACTTGGGAAAATTGGTTTAATCACTGGTTAGAAATACTCCAACCTCAAATTCCGCCAGCGCCAAGTTATGAAATTGGGCTGTGTTTG
The Nostoc punctiforme PCC 73102 genome window above contains:
- a CDS encoding DUF3285 domain-containing protein, which translates into the protein MSNSPSTEPQPSYVKLAMRNMVRKGATSLKHFALTAVGLLALLVGLAYLTH